The region CTTTAAACGTTTTATCTAAATTGGTTTGTTGATTGTTAAAAGACACACTATCACTTACTTCCAATGTGTTTCCGAAAGAAAACACCTCAACATTAAATTTATCTTTTAACTCTTGATTATTGACTAATTGTTGAAGCGCATTTTTAGCATTCTGATCTTGATTTAAGTATTGTAATGACGCTGAATTGTCTACTGCTACTACTAAATTAGGCTTTTCAGTGTAATATTTTACCTGTTCAAACTTAGGATTAATAAGTAATAATAAAATTGAAAATAAGGTAATAAAACGCAAAAATGTAAAAAGCGCAACAGATTGTGATGCGCTTTTAGATTTATATTTGTACTGGAATAAGGCTAGTAAAAGTGCTACTATACCTGCTAAAATAATGTATAAGAGGGTTTCTGTTGACACTAGTCTTCTTTAACTTTTAGTATATCAAACGAGTCCATAAATCGCTTTATATCCTTGTTTTCGTCTTTATCTGTTAAACAAATAACTTGTACAACAAACATGGTGTTATTAACTAAAAAGGCATTCATGTAAATAAATGCACCACTAATTTTAATTTTTATACTACGTCCAGGAAAACCGTTATGTGTTATTTTTTCATCAGAACTTAACTCGCCATTCACGTTAGTTGTAGCACCATTAACAGCGCCATCTAATACAGAATTGTTGTACTCGTCATCAGCGTCTTCAAATTCTTCCTCAGGATAATCAGATCTAATCACAGAATACACCATATTATCGTCACTAGAATCAGGACTAAGCATAATCATGTGCATATCGATGGTTCCAATAGCTGTTTCAACTTCTTGAACCGTGCGTTCTGGTTCTCCAGGAAACTTAGCTATAAATGCTAAATCCTCTGATTTATAGTCTATCCAATCTTGAGCGTTGACTATTGAAGTTGTAGTTAAAAAAAATGTAATAATGAATAATAGGTTTTTCATGGTAGTAATAGTATTTAATAAATGTATTTAGGTTAACATTCCACCATCAACATTTAATGTTTGACCTGTTACATAAGCTGACATGTCTGACGCTAAAAACACGCACGCATTAGCTATATCTTCTGGAGTACCTCCACGTTTTAAAGGTATAGCGTTACGCCATCCTTTAACGGTTTCTTCATCAAGTTTTGCTGTCATTTCTGTTTCGATAAAACCTGGTGCTATCACATTACTTCTAATGTTTCTAGAACCCAATTCTAATGCTACAGACTTAGAAAATCCAATAATACCTGCTTTAGACGCAGCATAATTGGTTTGACCTGCATTACCTTTAACACCAACTACAGAACTCATATTAATTATAGATCCTTTACGCTGCTTAAGCATAGTTCTCTGTACAGCTTTAGTCATATTAAAAACAGATTTTAAGTTAACTTCGATAACTTGATCAAAATCCTCCTCACCCATTCTCATTAACAAATTATCTTTTGTAATTCCAGCATTATTAACTAATACGTCAATACTACCAAATTCTGCTAAAACATCTTCTGCTAGTTGTTGCGCTTCGTCAAAACTTGCTGCGTTACTTTTGTATCCTTTAGCTTTAATTCCAAAAGTATTTAACTCTTTTTCTAGTGCGTTTGCAGCTTCTACTGAAGAACTGTAAGTGAATGCAACATTAGCACCTTGCTGAGCAAATACTTGAGCGATACCTTTACCTATACCTCTTGAAGCACCTGTGATTATAGCTGTTTTTCCTTCTAAAAGTTTCATTAAAATAATTTATTTTATTTTCGTGTAGACGAAAACATGTTGTTAATTTTCTATTTCAAATATAACAATAACTGTGTGTTCTAAATAAAAAAAGCCTTTTAATTTGTCATTAAATTAAAAGGCTTTTTTAATAACCTTTCTTTAAATTAGAAAGGGATTTTTATAATCTACATCTTCACTTCTTCAGGTTTTTCATAATTAAATATATAGTCTATATCCATTTCTTGCACTTTTCCTAATTTGCTCAAGGCTTTCATATCTACATCATTTTTATTCCCTATCACCATCACGTTATAATTTTCGCCTTTAATGTTATTATTAAAAAACTCTCGTAAATCTTCCATAGTCATATCTTTAATAGCATTGTACATGGCTTCTCTGTTATCTTCAGACATGCCTCTTTTTTGAAGTCTTTCATAACTCCAAAAGATATTAGATTTATTGATACGTTGAGCTGCTAATTTTTTAAGAGTAGACTCTTTTGCTGCTTGAAATTGTGCTTCGGATTCTGGCATGTTATTCATTAAATCCATCATAGCGTCAACTGCTTGAGGCATTTTATTAGCTTGCGTCCCAATATAAGCCATCACATAATTTGAATCGTCCTTATCTCTAGCAGTACTATAGCTTGACCAAGCAGAATAGGCCAAAGATTTAGATTCTCTAATCTCTTGGAATACTATTGATGATAATCCACCACCAAAATACGTATTAAACAAAGTTGATGCAGCCATATTTTCTGGCTTAAAAGGCTCTCCTTTGGCTAAAAACATCATTTCTGATTGTACCATGTCAAAATCCACAAAGTATACGTTTCCACCTGTCTCTAATTCGTTAAACGCTAGCGCTTGAGGGTAATCTTTCAGTTCTGTTGATACTTTATGAGACGTGTTTAATGCAGCGACTGCATTATCTATGTCTTTTCCATAGTAAAACACACGTTGCTTATAATTTTTTAAATCCTTAGTTAAATTAACTAATTCTTGAGGATTAATTTTATTTAGTTCGCTAACTGGAATGATGTTACGCAAGCTTGAGTTTTCTCCAAACTTAGCATAGTTCAATAAACCACGTCTTAGTATGCTTCCTTTATTGGTCTTATTATTTTGTCTTCCTTTTGCAATAGACTGTACATATTTATCATAAGCCTCTTGATTAGGTACTGCATTGTCCAAAAGATGTTCTAATAGCTCTAATCCTTTAGGCAAGTTTTCTTTTAGACCATTTAAACCAATATATGTTTTTTCGTTACCAGTATTTACATAGTAGTCAATTCCTAATTTATAAAATTCTTTTTTAAGCTCTTCATTGGTGTACTTGTCTGTCCCTAAGTATTCTAAATATCCAACTGCTAAATCTAACTTTTTGTCATTATCACTACCCATATCAAAAATGATATTCATATCAAACAAGTCGTTAGTTTCATTCTCAATATAAGATACTTTAATTCCGCTATCAGTTTCAGTCTTTTTAATAGCTGAAGCATAATCTACATACACAGGTTTTAATGGCTCTGATTCCATTTTATTAAACGCTTCAATATATTTAGAGTTAGCACCT is a window of Olleya sp. YS DNA encoding:
- the fabG gene encoding 3-oxoacyl-[acyl-carrier-protein] reductase; translation: MKLLEGKTAIITGASRGIGKGIAQVFAQQGANVAFTYSSSVEAANALEKELNTFGIKAKGYKSNAASFDEAQQLAEDVLAEFGSIDVLVNNAGITKDNLLMRMGEEDFDQVIEVNLKSVFNMTKAVQRTMLKQRKGSIINMSSVVGVKGNAGQTNYAASKAGIIGFSKSVALELGSRNIRSNVIAPGFIETEMTAKLDEETVKGWRNAIPLKRGGTPEDIANACVFLASDMSAYVTGQTLNVDGGMLT